TTCTCTACCCTGACCCTGATGCATATTTCCAGCCTCCTGACGACCACGCCCGCCCTCAACTTGGTTTTTGCCCTCTTTCTGGTTGGTTTCGGCTTCAAGGCCGCCCTGTTTCCCTTCCATTTTTGGTTACCCGATGTTCACTCCTCCGCACCTACTCCAGTTTCTGCCCTTCTCTCCGGAGTGCTGGTCAAGGTGCTGGGAGCTTATGGCCTCCTGAGACTCTTCTATACTGTTTTCGGTGCACCCCGCCTACCCCTGGAACTTCTGGTAGTATTGGGAATCACCACTTTGTTAATCGGAGCCTTGATGGCTCTCCCTCAGCAGGATATTAAAAGAATGTTGGCTTACTCCAGCGTCAGCTCCATGGGATATATCCTTTTTGCCTGTGGTCTGGGTACCCCTCTTGGAGTACTGGGAGCGCTTTACCATATGCTCAATCACTCTTTGTCGAAAAGTCTCTTGTTTCTGAATGCCGGAGAGATAGAAAGAGCAGAGGGGACCCGCCGGATGGATCTAATGCAGGGAAAAAGTGGGCGCTTTCTCTATACCACCTCTTGGGTTGGTATCCTGGGTATTTCCGGTGTGCCCCCATTCGGAGGATTCTTCAGCAAACTGATCATCGTACTGGCAGCCGTTCAGGCCGGAAAAACGATCTTCGCGGTCATCGCCGTCGCCGCAAGCGTTCTCACTCTGGCCTATTACTTAGCCATGATGGGAAAGGTCTTTCCTAAAGGACCGCCCTCGATCGTCAACCATCTTCGGTCGAATTATCCGATTACCCTCTCGATGACCATCCTGGTTGTTTTATCCCTCGCCGCCCCCCTTTTATTTCTACCCGGTGTGCGGGAAATAACCCTGGAGAGAGTAGTCACTACGATCTTCAATCGGGAAGCGTATATCGCCCTACTTACCCTGGGGGGGAGTAAATGAGTATTCCCTGGAAAAGCCGAATAATCGTTTTCATTCTCTCCCTTGTCGGTTGGTGTTTGATAGCTCCCCCCACTCGCTGGCCGGACTTTCTGGTTGGAGTGGGGGTCGCCCTTCTGGTCTCCGGGTTGACCGGTGGGATACTTTTGAAATCCGGTCGCAGTTTCCACATCAATCGCTTGTACCATGTTGTTGTCTACCTGGGGATCCTTCTCTGGGAAATGGCCCGGGCCAACCTTGATGTGGCGCTGCTCGTCCTCAAACCCCGTCTCGTTATCAAGCCGGGTTTTGTTCGAATCAAGACCACATTACAGGAAGACTCCTCTATAGCCTTACTCGCCAACTCCATCACCCTCACCCCCGGCACTTTGACAGTCGATGTCGATCAATCCAGAAAACTCATCTATATCCATTGCATTGTCGTCCAACCGGCGGATCTCGATGAATCGACATCCGCCATCGGTAAAAGTTTCAATACTATTTTACAGAAGTTCATGCGATGAAAAGCACGCTGTTTTTAATCGGAATCGTACTCCTGGTCGTGTTCCTGGCGCTGAATTTCGGGGTTTTTCAAATCGATTTTATTGCCCGTTTGATCAACGTCCTATTGATCAGCGCCGCTCTGGTCACTTACCGGATCATTTTTGGACCTTCCGCCGCCGACCGGCTGGTAGCGGTCGATATTATCGGGGTTCTGATCGTCGGTTTGCTGGCTCTTCTGACGCTTCATACCGGCGCTC
This genomic interval from Atribacteraceae bacterium contains the following:
- a CDS encoding proton-conducting transporter membrane subunit, whose translation is MIIPSLVILPLVVGLLLTLVGRKNPRFSEGAALLTTGLVVIFSILLIPGINRTGSIVYEFSGWSIPYGIAFVFDHLSAFFVLIVGVLTFCAILYSLATIRKYGGTWNYYSLIMFLVAGMNNIVLTGDLFNLFVFMEITLFASYALVAFQGRAEQFEAAFKYAIMGFISSTFILIGIGSLYNLFSTLTLMHISSLLTTTPALNLVFALFLVGFGFKAALFPFHFWLPDVHSSAPTPVSALLSGVLVKVLGAYGLLRLFYTVFGAPRLPLELLVVLGITTLLIGALMALPQQDIKRMLAYSSVSSMGYILFACGLGTPLGVLGALYHMLNHSLSKSLLFLNAGEIERAEGTRRMDLMQGKSGRFLYTTSWVGILGISGVPPFGGFFSKLIIVLAAVQAGKTIFAVIAVAASVLTLAYYLAMMGKVFPKGPPSIVNHLRSNYPITLSMTILVVLSLAAPLLFLPGVREITLERVVTTIFNREAYIALLTLGGSK
- a CDS encoding Na+/H+ antiporter subunit E; translated protein: MSIPWKSRIIVFILSLVGWCLIAPPTRWPDFLVGVGVALLVSGLTGGILLKSGRSFHINRLYHVVVYLGILLWEMARANLDVALLVLKPRLVIKPGFVRIKTTLQEDSSIALLANSITLTPGTLTVDVDQSRKLIYIHCIVVQPADLDESTSAIGKSFNTILQKFMR
- a CDS encoding monovalent cation/H+ antiporter complex subunit F codes for the protein MKSTLFLIGIVLLVVFLALNFGVFQIDFIARLINVLLISAALVTYRIIFGPSAADRLVAVDIIGVLIVGLLALLTLHTGAHFFLDIAIAWSLQSFIVSLALAKYLENRKIDD